GAGGTGCGTCCCACCTTCGTGCGTGTTGATGTTGTTGACGAAGGTGAAGACGTTCTCGTTGTAGCCGTCGTTGTACTGCAGCGCGATCTCGATGCCGATGTCGTCCTTGTCGGTCTCGAGGTAGAGGACCTCGGGGTGCAGCGGCTTCTTGCTGCTGTTGAGGTACTTCACCATTTCCTGCAGCCCGCCCTTGGCGAAGAACGTCTCGGTCTTGGGCTCGTCCCCACGCTCGTCGGTGAGCGTGATGGTCACGCCCTTGTTGAGGTACGAGAGTTCGCGCAGGCGGTTGGCCAGCGTGGCGTAGTCGTAGCGCAGCTCGGTGAAGATCTCGTCGTCAGGCTTGAAGTACACCTTGGTCCCGGTGTCCTTTTCCCGGACCTTGCCTAACGTCTTGAGCTGGGTGGTGGTGGTGCCGCGCTTGAAGTCCATGTAGTACTCCTTCGCGTCGCGCTTCACCCACACCTTCAACTGCTCGGAGAGCGCGTTCACCACGGACACGCCGACGCCGTGCAACCCGCCCGAGACCTTGTAGCTGTCCTTGTCGAACTTGCCGCCGGCGTGCAGGACGGTCATCGCGACCTCGAGCCCCGGGAGCTTCTCCGTGGGGTGCATATCCACCGGGATGCCGCGCCCGTTGTCCTCGACGGTGATCGAATCGTCGTGGTGGATCGTGACGCCCACCGTGTCACAATACCCCGCGAGCGCTTCGTCAATCGAGTTGTCGACGACCTCGTAGACGAGATGATGGAGCCCGCGCGAGGACGTTGAGCCGATGTACATCCCGGGGCGCTTCCGAACCGCTTCCAGCCCCTTGAGGACCTGGATGTTGCTCGATTCGTACGAATTCCCGTTGGAGGGGGTCTTGGCCATGTCTGCCCGTTTCTTGGACCGCTGAAAGGCCCCGAAGAGTCGCCGAAAGTCGGGGAAAGCGAGGAGCGCGAAATGTACCCCGCCGGCCGGCCGTTTTCAACCGCCGCCTTCCCCGCTAAGCATTTGTTCAGTAAGAGCTTAGCGGCACCCCCCGACCCGCGATTTCCCCCTTGCGCGACGCGCCGGCGCCCCTCCGGCCGCTTGCCCGCTCTCGCGAGCCTAACGCATCAGCGTCCAGCGCAGCTTGAGGATCGGCTTGTCCCCCGTGATCCGGTTCACCGAGGCCAGCAGTTCGCGCTCCATCATCGTCAGCTCCGACATCCACGCGTGACTGCGCACGGCGACGAAGAGCGTCCCGTCGTCGGTGATCGAGAGCGCCTGCGTGGCACCGGCGATCTCGGGTCCCACGAGCGTCGGCCATTGCTCCAGCACGGCCGACTGCTTGATGCGCGCGTCCATGCCTGTGCGCTTGAGGAACTGCGACAGGAGGTCGGCCAGCCGTTCGGGGGAGTCGGGACCGTTAGGCATCGAGGACGCCGTCGACGATGTGGTGACGCGGGAGCGCGGTGAACTCCGCCGGCACGTCGTCGCCCCGCGGGACGACCAGGACCATCTGGCCCGGCGGGCCGTCGCCGAGCACCTGCAGGATACGCCGGGCGCGGTCGACATCCAACTCGGCAAACGGGTCGTCGAGGAGGACGATCGGGGTGCGCCCCGCCAGCGTGTGCAGCGTCTCGCGCTCCAGGAGCCGCAAGGCGATCGCCGCCGTGCGCTGCTGCCCGGCCGAGCCGAAGGTGCGGAGCGCCCGCCCGCCCAGCTTGAGGGAGAGGTCGTCGCGATGCGGGCCGCTGTGCGTGAGCG
The window above is part of the Gemmatimonadota bacterium genome. Proteins encoded here:
- a CDS encoding DUF721 domain-containing protein: MPNGPDSPERLADLLSQFLKRTGMDARIKQSAVLEQWPTLVGPEIAGATQALSITDDGTLFVAVRSHAWMSELTMMERELLASVNRITGDKPILKLRWTLMR